Proteins found in one Myxococcus virescens genomic segment:
- a CDS encoding OPT family oligopeptide transporter: protein MSQSVPQAASEEVTPAQAPLTLLRIPGDSPEALDTFWLREVFQGDRVPQLTLRAVLLGSGIGAVTCATNLYAGLKMAVAFPVAITAALLAHTAHGAMRRVAPGVAGAPLSPLETCSAQAVASSAGYATGGALVSVQGAWLLTTGSHPPGWALLAWTFLLSALGVLFAVPLKRKLVDHEQLPFATGTAAAATIRALHTTGASSRPRLSMLGLGGGIAALVTLVRDGLGRLPYVFPFPGTLSGMSLERLGFGFETSLLPLGAGALLGLRLTASWFLGALLIHGVVAPRVFASGLLLPEGDFLAWSLWPGTAALTTASLLHFALEGRVLGRALKGLFKRPSVAPHPVDALQVPGRWLLAGLVVLTPATLAVAKVGFGVPLPHAALAVALSFVLCLIACRVTGETDVTPVGPLGQVTQMTYGVLLPRNVEANLATAGITVNAASSAADLLSDVKTGHLLGAHPRRVFLAQLVGCAVGAAAVVPLFFLLVPDRSALGGERFPAPAATVTASIAQVLASGLSGLEPGTRAALGWAALAAAVLTLMERLLPERVRHWVPSPLGMGLACLLPASTALGFFLGGVAAALARRANPGAQEGRVVTLAAGLIAGEGLMGVVIVLSQALW, encoded by the coding sequence ATGTCTCAGTCCGTCCCCCAAGCTGCCTCCGAGGAAGTGACACCGGCGCAGGCACCGCTGACGCTGCTGCGAATCCCAGGGGATTCCCCCGAGGCCCTGGACACTTTCTGGCTGCGCGAGGTCTTCCAGGGGGACCGGGTGCCGCAGCTCACCCTGCGGGCGGTGCTGCTCGGAAGTGGCATTGGTGCCGTCACCTGCGCGACCAACCTCTATGCGGGCCTGAAGATGGCCGTGGCCTTTCCCGTGGCCATCACCGCCGCGTTGCTCGCGCACACGGCACACGGAGCGATGCGGCGCGTGGCGCCGGGCGTCGCGGGTGCTCCGCTTTCGCCGCTGGAGACGTGCTCCGCGCAGGCCGTGGCGTCGTCCGCGGGCTATGCGACGGGCGGCGCCCTGGTGTCCGTTCAGGGCGCGTGGTTGCTCACGACGGGCAGTCATCCCCCCGGGTGGGCGCTGCTCGCATGGACCTTCCTCCTGTCCGCGCTGGGCGTGCTCTTCGCGGTGCCTCTCAAGCGCAAGCTGGTGGACCATGAGCAGCTTCCGTTCGCCACGGGCACGGCCGCGGCGGCGACCATCCGTGCGCTTCACACCACGGGCGCGTCGTCCCGTCCGCGGCTGTCGATGCTGGGCCTGGGGGGAGGTATCGCCGCGCTCGTCACCCTGGTGCGGGATGGGCTGGGCCGCCTTCCCTACGTGTTTCCTTTCCCCGGAACGCTGAGCGGGATGTCGCTGGAGCGCCTGGGCTTCGGCTTCGAGACGAGTCTGCTTCCGCTGGGCGCGGGCGCGCTGCTGGGGCTGCGGCTCACGGCGTCCTGGTTCCTGGGCGCGCTGCTCATCCACGGAGTCGTGGCACCACGCGTGTTCGCTTCGGGGCTGCTGCTTCCAGAGGGAGACTTCCTCGCCTGGAGTCTCTGGCCTGGGACGGCGGCGCTCACCACCGCGTCGTTGTTGCACTTCGCGCTGGAGGGCCGCGTCCTGGGGCGCGCATTGAAGGGACTCTTCAAACGTCCCTCCGTGGCGCCCCATCCGGTGGACGCGCTTCAGGTGCCGGGACGCTGGCTGCTGGCGGGGCTGGTCGTGTTGACGCCCGCCACGCTCGCCGTGGCCAAGGTGGGCTTTGGCGTTCCGCTGCCACACGCCGCGCTCGCGGTGGCGTTGTCATTCGTGCTGTGTCTCATCGCCTGCCGCGTCACGGGGGAGACGGATGTCACGCCCGTGGGCCCGCTGGGGCAGGTGACGCAGATGACCTATGGCGTGCTGCTGCCGCGCAACGTGGAGGCGAACCTTGCCACCGCGGGCATCACCGTCAACGCGGCGTCGTCCGCGGCGGACCTCCTCAGTGACGTGAAGACGGGACACCTGCTGGGGGCCCATCCCCGCCGCGTGTTCCTGGCGCAGCTCGTGGGTTGCGCGGTGGGAGCCGCCGCGGTGGTGCCGCTGTTCTTCCTGTTGGTGCCGGACCGTTCGGCGCTGGGGGGCGAGCGCTTCCCCGCGCCCGCCGCCACGGTCACCGCCAGCATCGCCCAGGTGCTGGCTTCGGGCCTCTCGGGGTTGGAGCCGGGCACGCGCGCGGCGCTCGGTTGGGCCGCGCTCGCCGCCGCTGTCCTCACGCTGATGGAGCGACTGCTTCCCGAACGGGTGCGACACTGGGTGCCGTCTCCCCTGGGCATGGGCCTGGCCTGTCTGTTGCCGGCGTCCACCGCGCTGGGGTTCTTCCTGGGCGGGGTGGCGGCGGCCTTGGCCCGCAGGGCGAATCCAGGGGCGCAGGAGGGGCGGGTGGTGACGCTGGCCGCCGGCCTCATCGCGGGCGAAGGGTTGATGGGGGTTGTCATCGTCCTGAGCCAGGCGCTCTGGTAA
- a CDS encoding MerR family transcriptional regulator, translating to MLTISQFADRCGLAPSALRFYERKGLLLPSARRANGYRAYSPGQVGEARFISSLRAAGISLSAIREFLRKDARARETMLLSWRQDLSARLLSLQLADQYLRGLGASSGPRVHLEHWVEPSVLVWFPVTAPPGPLAFRAAVPGWKKELERRGIPVLTSGYVRTLDVVDGQLLGEVGFRIKPRRRLPPGSRRQEMAPTLFATLECAVRDDQAAHRVFRFLAELGFRPDGLHLERYLPGVADRYLLMLGVQRLRPVVANGEGGSSPMAPE from the coding sequence ATGCTGACGATTTCCCAGTTCGCGGACCGATGTGGCCTGGCACCGAGCGCGCTGCGTTTCTATGAGCGCAAGGGCCTGCTGCTGCCCTCCGCACGGCGCGCGAATGGCTACCGCGCCTATTCTCCCGGGCAGGTCGGTGAAGCACGCTTCATCAGTAGCCTGCGCGCCGCGGGCATCTCCCTCTCCGCCATCCGTGAGTTCCTCCGAAAGGACGCACGCGCGCGCGAGACGATGCTCCTGTCGTGGCGGCAGGACCTGTCCGCGCGGCTGCTCTCGCTCCAACTGGCCGACCAGTACCTCCGGGGGCTCGGCGCGTCGTCGGGGCCGCGGGTCCATCTGGAGCACTGGGTCGAGCCGTCCGTGCTCGTGTGGTTCCCCGTCACTGCTCCCCCGGGGCCCCTGGCGTTCCGCGCCGCGGTGCCGGGGTGGAAGAAGGAACTCGAGCGCCGCGGCATCCCCGTGCTGACGAGTGGGTACGTCCGCACGCTCGACGTGGTGGACGGGCAGCTCCTGGGCGAGGTGGGCTTTCGCATCAAACCCCGCAGGCGGCTGCCTCCCGGGAGCCGGCGGCAGGAGATGGCGCCGACCCTGTTCGCGACGCTGGAGTGCGCCGTCCGTGATGACCAGGCCGCGCATCGCGTGTTCCGCTTCCTGGCCGAATTGGGATTCCGTCCCGATGGGCTCCACCTGGAGCGCTACCTGCCCGGTGTCGCTGACCGGTACCTCCTGATGCTGGGCGTACAGCGCCTGCGTCCCGTGGTGGCGAATGGGGAAGGGGGCTCGTCCCCGATGGCCCCGGAATGA
- a CDS encoding serine/threonine-protein kinase — MRCPVCHRRLATGAVCPVHGQRASSPGPDAEPFPLPDVPGLSPAALLGSGGFSHVFTAYREEDGREVALKVGRPPHRERFAREAAALRRIGAPTTPTLHHSGVVRGRPFLVMERLHGQTLAAWMAALPGSGAASVPRVRELLRGLCAALERVHAVGVAHRDLKPENIFLREGGALSLLDLGLARFLGAPDDGERPESEVLTLVGQRLGTPYYMAPEQCLDAREAGAAADVYALGVLLYELLTGAPPFIGGAEEIRHGHVSLRPARVSERAPVPTALDAVLSRCLAKAPSERFSRASDVLAAFDAACTQSLSMAPPEGAPAAVPTSSGPGAGERWGALLGVRADISVDVLRLTFEPQGGTLARASARGYLVVFSESLSAEANLRAGALVARKLMEEGKAATVLHLSRLHVLPGATTTRVAGPALESAGDWWPEDLALGEARVTASAAARLGPGATEHSPDGARLRLHDGGAATSSADAPPLSGRDAVLAALEAEASRCIEEGVPGLCVLTGDVGHGTSRVLEALSTRLEAAGRCLVVRLRAPSPDAASSESLLDALRATAEPARVVQAPTLPLADERHAAARCLAEGLQRQAQAAPRVLLIDDAHLADPTSLDALEVATLAGVRAPLWVCIAARPALLGLRPHLGERSARVARIALPPLTPEASRSLLLHLLRPAEHVPEPVLARLEQLAQGVPLSLVELAGALRAAGALRASPGGGWYIAPDALLDVSVTPLFERLAARALAGLPAAHRILARLCAVLGTEVEVSRVDAALRHLEPSEEMARVTSLDAGAGLRRLARSGLLRPTAPGHFAFRHPLLREALEALLPASSRRVLHAAALRATPRDGMAERRRWAHHAAACGAHAEAITAFLSLAESARRAHLSVEAEQHYTRALALLPEGDVERRALALSGRGRVRHRLQRFREGLADLGAARALAVACGDEAQQVELLLEEATARDWMEDVEGSSACTREALERIERLDEPRLSLRCSLARGRLHVRLGEWGAAVRVLTGVVEGAERAKDHETLVVSLALLGSALTFLDRTDEAATRFDMALLRCEQAGDALHRAATLINRVLLWLRLGNVARMEEDLRRAMALGRELGHAQVERWSTFNLAEVLYMQGRLEEALPLARRVHELGVRFFREHPVPVDALLLARLAAALGDLEEATRQLRWIDAHCPPESLPPTAVMRRLVELQVQDARGGGSAREAWLALADDADTLASADEKAEILLQAARGALQAGRADEARTWVVRAERAVEEGAPLWRARLESLRVALFDV; from the coding sequence ATGCGCTGTCCGGTCTGCCACCGCCGTCTCGCCACCGGCGCGGTGTGTCCTGTGCATGGCCAGCGCGCTTCGTCGCCTGGCCCTGACGCCGAGCCCTTTCCGCTCCCGGACGTGCCAGGTTTGAGCCCCGCGGCCTTGCTGGGCTCGGGCGGCTTCTCACACGTCTTCACCGCCTACCGCGAGGAGGATGGCCGTGAGGTCGCGCTCAAGGTGGGACGGCCGCCTCACCGCGAGCGCTTCGCCCGGGAGGCCGCCGCGCTCCGCCGCATCGGCGCGCCGACGACGCCCACGCTCCACCACTCGGGGGTTGTCCGAGGGCGGCCGTTCCTCGTCATGGAGCGGCTGCATGGCCAGACGCTCGCCGCGTGGATGGCGGCGTTGCCGGGCTCGGGCGCGGCGTCCGTGCCCCGTGTGCGCGAATTGCTCAGGGGCCTCTGCGCCGCCTTGGAGCGCGTCCATGCCGTGGGCGTGGCCCACCGCGACCTCAAGCCGGAGAACATCTTCCTGCGTGAGGGTGGGGCGCTCAGCCTGTTGGACCTCGGGCTCGCGCGGTTCCTCGGCGCACCTGACGACGGAGAGCGCCCGGAGTCCGAGGTATTGACGCTCGTGGGGCAGCGGCTGGGCACGCCGTATTACATGGCACCTGAGCAGTGTCTGGACGCGCGCGAGGCCGGCGCTGCCGCGGATGTCTACGCCCTGGGCGTCCTCCTGTACGAGTTGCTCACTGGCGCGCCGCCCTTCATCGGCGGCGCCGAGGAGATTCGCCACGGGCACGTCAGCCTTCGCCCCGCCCGGGTGTCGGAGCGCGCGCCCGTGCCGACGGCGCTCGACGCGGTGCTGTCGCGGTGTCTGGCGAAGGCGCCCTCCGAACGTTTCTCGCGGGCTTCGGATGTGCTCGCCGCTTTCGATGCCGCGTGTACCCAGTCCCTGTCCATGGCTCCGCCGGAGGGCGCGCCCGCCGCGGTGCCCACGTCGTCCGGGCCGGGGGCCGGCGAGCGGTGGGGCGCGCTGCTGGGCGTCCGCGCGGACATCTCGGTCGATGTGCTTCGGCTGACCTTCGAGCCTCAGGGCGGCACGCTCGCGCGCGCCAGTGCACGGGGCTATCTGGTCGTGTTCTCCGAGTCCCTGTCCGCCGAGGCCAACCTTCGCGCAGGCGCACTGGTGGCGCGCAAGCTGATGGAGGAGGGCAAGGCCGCCACCGTCCTGCACCTGTCGCGGCTGCACGTTCTTCCGGGCGCCACGACCACGCGGGTCGCGGGGCCTGCCTTGGAGTCCGCAGGAGACTGGTGGCCGGAAGACCTCGCCCTGGGAGAAGCGCGCGTCACTGCCTCCGCCGCGGCCAGGTTGGGGCCGGGCGCCACGGAGCACTCGCCCGACGGCGCGCGCCTGCGATTGCACGACGGGGGCGCGGCCACGTCCTCCGCGGATGCACCGCCCCTGTCGGGCCGCGATGCCGTCCTGGCGGCGCTGGAGGCCGAGGCATCGCGCTGCATCGAGGAGGGTGTCCCAGGGCTGTGCGTCCTCACGGGTGACGTGGGGCACGGCACGTCCCGCGTTCTGGAGGCACTGTCCACCCGGTTGGAGGCCGCGGGGCGGTGCCTCGTGGTGCGGCTCCGCGCGCCCTCTCCGGACGCCGCGTCCTCGGAGTCGCTGCTGGACGCGCTTCGGGCCACCGCCGAGCCGGCCCGTGTTGTCCAGGCACCCACGCTTCCACTCGCGGATGAGCGACACGCAGCCGCGCGCTGCCTCGCCGAGGGACTCCAGCGGCAGGCGCAGGCGGCCCCTCGTGTGTTGCTCATCGACGACGCGCACCTGGCGGACCCCACCAGCCTGGATGCGCTGGAGGTCGCCACCTTGGCGGGTGTGCGTGCACCGCTCTGGGTCTGCATCGCCGCGAGGCCCGCGTTGCTCGGGTTGCGACCGCACCTGGGCGAGCGCAGCGCTCGCGTCGCGCGAATCGCACTGCCGCCGCTGACGCCCGAGGCGAGCCGTTCCCTGTTGCTGCACCTGCTGCGCCCCGCCGAGCACGTCCCCGAGCCGGTGCTGGCGCGGTTGGAGCAACTGGCGCAGGGTGTCCCCTTGTCGTTGGTGGAGCTCGCGGGCGCGCTGCGGGCCGCGGGGGCCCTGCGGGCGTCTCCAGGAGGCGGGTGGTACATCGCGCCGGACGCGTTGCTGGACGTCTCCGTGACGCCGCTCTTCGAGCGACTCGCCGCGCGGGCGTTGGCCGGGCTCCCCGCGGCACACCGAATCCTGGCGCGGCTTTGCGCGGTGCTGGGCACGGAAGTGGAGGTGTCCCGCGTGGACGCCGCCCTGCGACACCTGGAGCCGAGCGAGGAGATGGCTCGCGTGACGTCGCTTGATGCGGGGGCCGGACTCCGGCGGCTGGCGCGCTCGGGGCTGTTGCGGCCCACGGCCCCGGGCCACTTCGCCTTCCGTCACCCCCTGCTGCGCGAGGCGCTGGAGGCGTTGCTGCCGGCTTCCTCACGTCGCGTCCTCCACGCCGCGGCGCTGCGCGCCACGCCCCGGGACGGGATGGCCGAGCGCCGTCGCTGGGCCCACCACGCCGCGGCCTGTGGTGCTCATGCGGAGGCCATCACCGCATTCCTCTCGCTCGCGGAGTCCGCGCGCCGTGCGCACCTGTCCGTCGAGGCGGAGCAGCACTACACGCGCGCGCTCGCGTTGCTGCCGGAGGGAGATGTGGAGCGCCGGGCCCTGGCGTTGTCGGGGCGTGGGCGCGTCCGTCACCGGCTTCAGCGCTTCCGGGAGGGGCTGGCGGACCTGGGCGCCGCGCGGGCACTGGCCGTGGCCTGCGGTGACGAGGCCCAGCAGGTGGAGTTGCTGCTGGAGGAAGCCACCGCCCGCGACTGGATGGAGGACGTGGAGGGTTCGTCGGCCTGTACACGTGAGGCGCTGGAGCGCATCGAGCGGCTGGATGAGCCTCGCCTGTCCCTGCGCTGCTCGCTGGCCCGGGGCCGGCTCCACGTCCGGCTGGGGGAGTGGGGCGCCGCCGTGCGCGTTCTGACCGGCGTGGTGGAAGGCGCGGAGCGGGCGAAAGACCACGAGACGCTCGTGGTGTCGCTGGCGCTGCTGGGCTCGGCGCTCACGTTCCTGGACCGGACCGACGAAGCCGCGACCCGCTTCGACATGGCACTGCTGCGCTGCGAGCAGGCCGGGGACGCCCTGCACCGGGCCGCTACGCTCATCAACCGTGTGTTGCTGTGGTTGCGCCTGGGGAATGTGGCTCGGATGGAAGAGGACCTGCGCCGCGCGATGGCGCTGGGACGGGAGCTGGGCCATGCGCAGGTGGAGCGCTGGTCGACCTTCAACCTCGCCGAGGTGCTTTACATGCAAGGCCGTCTGGAGGAGGCGCTGCCGCTGGCCCGGCGTGTTCACGAGCTGGGCGTGCGTTTCTTCCGTGAGCACCCCGTCCCGGTGGATGCGTTGCTGCTCGCGCGCTTGGCCGCCGCGCTGGGCGACCTGGAGGAGGCGACGCGGCAGCTCCGGTGGATTGACGCCCACTGTCCGCCTGAATCGCTGCCGCCCACGGCCGTCATGCGGAGGCTGGTGGAGCTACAGGTCCAGGATGCACGGGGCGGCGGCTCGGCGCGGGAGGCGTGGCTGGCCCTGGCGGACGACGCGGACACCCTGGCTTCAGCGGATGAGAAGGCGGAGATTCTCCTCCAGGCCGCCCGGGGCGCGCTCCAGGCGGGACGTGCCGACGAGGCGCGCACCTGGGTGGTCCGGGCCGAGCGCGCGGTGGAGGAGGGCGCTCCCCTGTGGCGAGCCCGCCTGGAATCCCTGCGGGTTGCCCTTTTCGACGTGTAG